The DNA region tgttttgttttatttatttatttttttttggcatataTTGTTCCACTTTCTCCGACAGCCgacaaatcaattaattttaatatgatTTCTTTTGTTTCGATTGTCACAACATACCGGGTATATTTGATGGTGAGGGACTTTTCATGCCCCTCCTCCGCACTCTGTCGTTTCATTCAACCGAGCACGTTACACTATGCTCTCGGACTGCAGTGGTAAAATGGTATTGAGTACATTGGAAGGGAATATCTCATTATACAGCAAACTAAACAGAATCGATTCATACATGCAATTAGaatttttcatgaataaaaatCCTTATAACAGAACATTAAATATATTCCATCATATGTTGCAGTCATATAATAAGActgttatagataagtttaacTTGATAAAGTCTAAACTTACATCAACGTTTTATGATCGTGCCCTATGCAATGGCTTGTccaaaagcattgtaaataataaaaacagaaaaacagaatttgaccaaaagCGTGACCATTCCCCTTTAAGACAGAGTACTTATTGAGATATTTTCTGAATTCAATAGTCATAATGACTGATTTCTGATCAAAATGCACTTTTgacattattaattaaaaagtgtgattttgttcatcaaaggaCTATTTTTCTGAACTGTAATTTTCTCAACTCTTTTGGCAAAAATATATTAGTATAATACGTATTCTATTGGGTTTACACTGACAATTCTATTTTAGGAGGCACGGTGGTCTAGTGAACGAATTAACCATGCATCGAATCTTTACAAAAAACtataaaactttcagatatatgatttgtttacctataaatttttatttagtaaagaaaaatcaataagttttacatatcaaatttcgGTATTTTCCCACAGTAGATTTtcatacagagctcttcttttaaaggagttcaatacagtctaaaaatggccgtAACCACCGAGCCCTCTTAATTACTGtaccttttattttttggtttcgTCTGTGTTCCTGAGTTTTAATAACTTAATTAAGTATGACTAAggtaatatttcaattttaataaaatgtttaaagttttactaatatttcatttctatacgaattttaaaaaaaaggatcgaacgaaaacaaaacaagtacgcaataaataaatatgtttatagaaaaatatatgcGGTCAAAATATGGAACAATTACCATGATTACTAAACAAAAAGATTTGAGAATGATTATCGCATAGCATGGGGGTAATAAccaaaatataaaagaatatgTGTAGAATATACAACATAATATACAGTGCGCGTTTATGATCTgtcaaaaatgtacatgtacgtcaCACCACTGTTCCGGCGAttagtgttttttttctatGCTAAATATAGATCGGGAAACCCTTAGGAAGAAATATGGCGACAACCTGGACTTAAAAAGTTTCAATTGATGTTCTTGTGTATCCTATCGGTGAGCATATCAgcattaattttaatgttaattattGAAATCAGTTTGAAATAAAGTGAAAAAGAATCATCAGGTCCTTTGACCTCGAACAGAATTGGAATGATACCGAAAAACTTGTTATAACATCTTTACTTTCGTTTTATAATTTGCATGTTAAATTGCGTACAAACGCAGAATAATCATGCGAGTATGATAATGATCTCAATgccatatttttgatttttaagatatagatatttttaagtAAGAAAAGGCCATCGAGTGcaaaaaatgaattgattaagttcataaatgtatataaagcATGGTGTGACCtatttaaaaatagtcagatacATTTTCTATGATAACAGGGAttccttgtaaaaaaaatcataggctagctcaaaaatgtcatttgatCATCATCATAGCtgttgtaattttaatttcCCAGATTCCTACTTTTATATCTTGACTTTTGTGACATGAGAAAGCAGACATATTTTACTTGATTTTTAGCATCTCAGATTGGATTCCAAgtcaagatattttttatttcttcagtTTATTCTTTCATTCCAACAAACACGGTGAAAACCATATTGCTGTGTGTTCTTTCTTGTTACATTGATGGTTCAATCATGAATACAGTGGTTTCCTGAATATTGTTGAACCtcaatttttatggattttgttGATGAGTTGATCCACCATAAAATCAATTTGTCATTGAAGTCAAGATCATCTATGATGAGTGACACATTAAGGACCATTTTTTCGGCTTGAATTTACGGATCTCCTGAGTTATCCTCACTCTTGTATTAGCATTAAAGGTCAACTCCGCCACAAAAGAAGTACGAAATCTGCAAAATTCATTCCTGCAAACATACTTGAAACCACAGAACTTAAAGCAATTCTATAAAGTCTAGAGATTTTTTATTGATTGCAGAGTCAAGAACAAGAGATTGATTGATATGTCAACTTCAAGTAAACTTCTAGTGGCAGCCATTGACTTTGGAACCACATACAGTGGCTACGCTTTTTCATTCAAACACGAATATGACACCGATCCCCTGAAAGTCTGTTCAAACAACTGGGCCGCGGGTTCCAGAAGCCTGGTGTCACTAAAAACCCCGACCTGCGTCTTGTTTGACAAGGACAAGGTGTTTGATTCCTTTGGCTATGAAGCTGAAGATAAATATTCAGAGCTAGCAGAGGAGGAGGAGCACCAGGAGTGGTACTTTTTCAGACGGTTTAAGATGTCCCTATTTAACAAAAAGGTGGGTAAtatatctaattttttaatCCACCTTAATTCATTTTAGATATCGAACATGCGCAGGTCATAAAAATTATTCTAGGATCTGATGGAAATCTGTTTGCTGGAAAGAGGGAAAGGGGGTATGAGGCCTATTTTCAGTAATTTAACTtcgtaaatttaagaaattctAATTTTCCAGGGGATGGAGTCCAGAATCCTTCCCCCTTTTCCCCACCCCCTAGATCAGggcattttgaaaatataagcctaaaaattgatttatttagaCTTGTAAGGGGTTTTTACTTTCAGGTTACTGTACCAAATGTAAATTCTTTATGAAAAGGAaggaaatattaaattttggGAAGCATATATCCCTTGTGGATTTTTAAATCTACAACAAAAGATCAGCACTCAAAATTCTACATTGTTATCATTTGATATAGAATAAGTGGGATTGCATTAACATGCATGAAATAAGGCATccatagtatatacatgtaaatgtagaaatgtttattttgaaattaacatATTAACATATACAAGTATGCTATATTATGCTATGCTCCAAATTTAATCTGCATAAAATCACAAACATTTCACTGACTACTAAatttcatgtacatgcataaaatGAGTACACTCAACTCAAGAAAATAATTgatgtaatttattttgtttaaggaACGGCTTTCAGAGGATGTGAAGATAAAATCCACAGACGGGAAGGAAATGAAGGCAATCGATGTCTTCTCTGCAGCCATCAATTTCTTGAGGGGCCATTTGCTTGACACTCTAGAAAAACGAGCGACGGGGGTGAGGGAGACAGACATACAGTGGGTCCTCACAGTCCCCGCTATCTGGGACGACGCTGCCAAGCAGTTCATGAGGGTAGCCGCAGAAAAAGTGAGTTATAGGAAACATATAGAAATACTAGTTCATGGTTTGTTGATGCATAATTATTTGCTGATTCCCAGTTTGGTGGATGGGCTGTTTATGGTCAATTCAAAGAACCAGTACCGTAGTTCATCCAAGTAAAAATTGGGACAGCAGTTTTATCGGTTGGCCATGAACTACaaacttgtttaaattaatttcacagTTTGGTTTATTTGAAGAAATGCCTCTTTCCTCTTCTGTTACACAAGGTTAAAATTCTCTTATATAGGACAGGTAAATGTTACTTCTGAATAGCACCTGAAACATTCCATATGGAATATTCAGCCTACTGAATGATGGTGAAAGGCAGGATCGtttcaatattgaataaaattgattcCTAGAATATTGATTTGGTTCAacttgttttacatgtataaaaaaaattacctacTGCTGAAACTTTGATAAAGCTCTTGATTTCCAGTTGGTGACATTGTGCATCGACATAGTTCAGCTGTTGTTAAGTATTATCAACAAGTGCTAAACTAAGCCATGGCATTTATTATGATCAGTTTGTTCTACACTTAGTCAAAATTAACACAAGAAGTTTGTGCCAGAAAGAGATGTATCAATTATGCAACACTCTCAGCTTGCTTGTTATAGATTtagatactgtggtttcatcaatattcgttgaataccaattttcgtggatttcgttgttaagttgatccacgaaattaagtgttcattgaagttcaatttcaactatcaATTTGTATTGATTGGATCATTGGCCTagaaattacgtatccttgaaactgtggttttcagaaaatccacgaaaattgatacccacgaaaattaatgaaaccacagtattctcTTTCCCATGCTTGTATTGCAGGGGACCAGCATGCTGGTAATGAATTTGAAAAGTTCTTTTTAAAAGGCAGGTTTGTGGGTTTATCTGGAAGATTGTTTTGAACTATTGGTTTTAGGGATGATAGCATCATTAACATGCTTGTTTTAATTATGAACTTGAATACCtcttttttaaagtgttttagggaaataaaatgtttgtaatgaaTTCAGATATCTCTGTTTTAAGGGTTATTGCAAGCTATCAGTAAGCTTGTTATCATTTTGGATATAGAATCATTTTatcaagaccttggactttcagtaggacatAGCTATCTAATTtctgcgtcaaaacaagttaaaaatgacgcggtttcaggcgaaatatgcaccgattgcctTGTCTGAGCTCAAAGGCCAGACAAaccttgttgatttcagagagccaCGGCTGAGTGGCTGACactgaaatagacaggcctacgtcacattgctgtttgacacaactacccaaagtccaagctcttgttaaaacggttctatATCTGTTTTAAACTACTTTTTGTGGTAAAACCTTACTTGTTTTAAATTCGGATATCTTTTTCAGGCTGGTATTGCAAAGGAACAGCTACTCATTGCCCTGGAGCCTGAGGCAGCTTCCTTATACTGTAAACATCTTCCGGTGGAGAGACTTCAAGCAGAGGGTGGGGCCCAGGGGTTTGTGGCCTTCTCTAAAGGCAGCAAATATCTAGTCCTGGACTGTGGAGGTACAATATACTCAACGCAGCACTTGATTCAAATTTATTATCTTATCATGGCTGAGAACTGATTTATAAAAACTTATGCCAAGAAGGAAAATTGTTCCTTTCATTTTGAACTGACAAGATGGTTGGATTGTTAGCCTGTCAAGACTTTATTTGTGAGGTTGAGTTACGAGAAGTTTGTgataaaagtttcatttaatatatcaatatatgacAGCTCAATCATACTATTGCATacaatttatatatgttttatgaaCTATTCATTATCTTATCTAACACTTTTAATGATAGCAAAAGGCTCATAAGTacaatgtactacatgtatactgtggttttatcaatattcgttgaataccaattttcgtggatttcgttgttgatccacgaaattcaatgttcattgaagtgcaatttctattaacattttctattgatagggtcatttgccacgaatttacgtatccttgaaactgtgattttcactttatccacgaaaattggtacccttgaatattaatgaaaccacagtaaccCTTACTGTTGAACAGtacaaatcaaataattttaattctgTTTGTTTTTCATAAGCTTTTTTGTATGATCACAATGGTTGTCTTTTCAGGAGGGACAGTAGACATCACCGTCCATGAAGTTCAGGTAGACCTGACCCTCAAAGAGCTGTACAAGGCCAGTGGAGGGGCCTGGGGAGGGACGCAGGTGGACGAGGCCTACAAGCAAATGCTGATCAAAATCGTCGGCGCCCCCACTATGAGAAAGTTTGCTGAAGAACACACAGCAGACCACGTGGACATGTACCGAGAATTCGAAACGAAGAAACGGGCCATCACTGGAGACACCAAGGGAAAAGTCACCATCAAAATTCCCATTTCTCTTGTGGAAATGTTTCAGGAAGATACTGAAGAAGATATTAAAGACACaattgaaaatacaaaattttcaggGAAGATAAATTGGGTAGGAGACAAATGTCGCATCACTGCAGAAGTCTTTAAAGGTTTATTTGAAGTTGCCAGTAATAATATTGTTGCTCACGTTACAGACTTGTTAAAGAAACACGAGATTTCCAATACAAATAATATCATCATGGTGGGAGGGTTTTCAGAGTCACCCATTTTACAACATATAATCAAACAGGCCTTCCCACACATGAGAGTAATTATTCCCCCCGAAGCTGGACTAGCTGTGCTGAAAGGAGCAGTATTATTTGGACACAAACCTGCCACAATATCGTCTCGTGTTGCTAAATTCACATACGGAGTGGCAACAACCATGAACTTTAATCCTAATATTCACCCACCagagaagaaaaagaaatatggaAACCAAATCAAATGTATAGACATTTTCTCGAAACATGTCGAAAAAGGACAGCAGTTGAAAGTCAATGAGGTGCAGAGTGAGAATACTTACAATCCGGTGGAGGATGAGCAGACGTCTATGTGCTTTCAGGTTTACACATCGACAGAGTTAAACCCAGCCTACGTCACGGATGAAGGATGCGAGAAGATTGGAGAGATGGAGGTCGCCATGCCTGACACGTCAGGCGGACGCAACAGAAGTGTCATGTGTGAAATGATTTTCGGTGGCACAGAACTGGAAGTCAAGGCTACTATCAAAAGAAATGGCCAAGTCACTAAAGCAAAATTCAATTTCCTTGGTTCTCCGGGAAAGAGTTCTTCGTGATTACGGTGTACACTGTAGTTTCTGTGAACTAGAAATGTAATGAGAACACTCTTGATATTTTAATGCTCCttgtatattgttgacattttatatcaaattttctcTTTCCTTGACATGCAATGAACTGTATGTAACAATATCAATTAAACCATAGATATGCTGTATGCCTCCTATTTTCATTTATCTTTAAGCCATCACACAAAATACAAATGTTAGTGCAGTACTATATAGGAgagcacacacacacacatacacacacacacacacacatatatacacacacacgaTGTAGGCATTTTGTCTGCTGGATCCAATTCcgtacatttaaaaatacatgaaaaaatacttctttttatttcattacttAGGTTAAATTAAATGTTAAGTGCAGGATAATAGATCTAAAGGCAGGTTATGTCTATTTCCAAATCCATgttaatttttctgaaaaaaaatgagatatattttaaaacggTTCTCTACATAGGAAGTCAGAAGAAGTTAGGAATTCAAATtctatattatgatattttttaatttaaatactcAAATGTCTGTGGGAGGGGCGGTGTTTGAAACAGTCACATTTTAAAGCACAAACACTTGTACACGTATATTTATCCTCCTTACCTGGAAAATTCGATTTATTAAATTCACGTAGTAACATTAACGAATAAAGGCCCGGATCGACATCCTCCCCCTACCCTGTCGAACAAAACTATATCCGTTAGACACCCGC from Crassostrea angulata isolate pt1a10 chromosome 7, ASM2561291v2, whole genome shotgun sequence includes:
- the LOC128156549 gene encoding heat shock 70 kDa protein 12B-like, whose amino-acid sequence is MSTSSKLLVAAIDFGTTYSGYAFSFKHEYDTDPLKVCSNNWAAGSRSLVSLKTPTCVLFDKDKVFDSFGYEAEDKYSELAEEEEHQEWYFFRRFKMSLFNKKERLSEDVKIKSTDGKEMKAIDVFSAAINFLRGHLLDTLEKRATGVRETDIQWVLTVPAIWDDAAKQFMRVAAEKAGIAKEQLLIALEPEAASLYCKHLPVERLQAEGGAQGFVAFSKGSKYLVLDCGGGTVDITVHEVQVDLTLKELYKASGGAWGGTQVDEAYKQMLIKIVGAPTMRKFAEEHTADHVDMYREFETKKRAITGDTKGKVTIKIPISLVEMFQEDTEEDIKDTIENTKFSGKINWVGDKCRITAEVFKGLFEVASNNIVAHVTDLLKKHEISNTNNIIMVGGFSESPILQHIIKQAFPHMRVIIPPEAGLAVLKGAVLFGHKPATISSRVAKFTYGVATTMNFNPNIHPPEKKKKYGNQIKCIDIFSKHVEKGQQLKVNEVQSENTYNPVEDEQTSMCFQVYTSTELNPAYVTDEGCEKIGEMEVAMPDTSGGRNRSVMCEMIFGGTELEVKATIKRNGQVTKAKFNFLGSPGKSSS